The genomic segment CGCCGCCGCCGCGTATCCGCACATCAGCAGCACGCTGCCCGTGGCCGGGAACAGTCCCGGAGTCGGTGTGATCACGGCGATCGCGTTGAGCAGCATCAGCAGCGGCATGAAGCGGCCGACCGCGATGCCGCTCTCGCCGAACATCCCGACCACGATTATCGGCACGAACATCAGGGCGAACAGGATGCCGACGGCCGCACCCGAGTGCCGCACGATCGTCCCCACCCCCAGCCCGATCAGCGCCGTCGCCGCCAGGTAGGCGCCGGTCAGCAGCACCGCGCGCAGGATGACCCCGTCACCGAGGGAGGCGGCCGGGATGGCGGTGCCGCGGATCGCCAGCTGCCCGCCTAGATAGCCGGCGAAGCTCGCGACCAGGCCGGCCGTGAGCGCCGCGCCGCCGCACACCACGGCCTTCGCGATCAGCACGGTCCGGCGCCGCGGCACGGCGGCCAACGTCGAACGGATCATGCCGCTGCCGTACTCACCGGTCACCATGAGCACGCCCAGCGCGCCCAGGAGGAGCTGGGCCAGGAGCGCGCCGCTCAGGCTGTTGTTGAAGATCTGGGCCTCGGTGGCGATCGGTGTGTGCGACCGATAGCCGAGCCCGACCCCGGTCCCGGCCGCGGCCATGGCGACGATCGACACGGCGGCCAGCCACCACGTCGACCGGACACTGCGCAGCTTTATCCATTCCATCCGGATTGCGCTGTTCATGCCGCCTCTGCTCCTCGGTAGTCGGTGGTTTCGGAGGTCAATCGGAAGAACGCGTCCTCCAGGCTGTCGCCGCCCGCCGCGAGCTCGGCCACTGTCGTCTCGGCCAGCAGCCGGCCGCGGCCGATCACGACCAGCCGGTCGGCGGTCAGGGCCATCTCAGCGATCAGGTGGCTGGAGACGAACACCGTCCGGCCTTCGGCCGCCAGCCCGCGCAGCAGGTCCCGGATCCACCGGATCCCCTCCGGGTCGAGCCCGTTGACCGGCTCGTCGAGCATCAGCACGGCCGGGTCGCCGAGCAGGGCCACGGCCACGCCGAGCCGCTGGCGCATGCCGAGCGAGTACGTGCCGGTCCGTCGCCCCGCGGCCTCGGTCAGGCCGACGATGCGCAGCACGTGCTCCACCCGCGTACTCCGCAGGTCGTTGCTCGCGGCCAGCGCGGTCAGGTGGGCCCGGGCGCTGCGGCCGGGGTGGAAGGCGCCCGCGTCGAGCAGCGCGCCCACCCTGGTCAGCGGCCGGTCCAGCTGCCGGTAGGGGACGCCGTCGATCAGCGCCGCGCCCGAATCGGGGGCGTCGAGGCCGAGAATCATGCGCATTGTTGTCGACTTGCCGGACCCGTTGGGCCCCAGGAAGCCGGTCACCACGCCGGGCTGCACCCGGACGCTCAGCCCGTCGACGGCGACTCGTCTTCCGTACCGTTTGGTCAGTTCGCGTAGCTCGATCACGTCACTGACGCTAGGAAAAGCCGCGGCCGGTCAGAAGCCGGAAACCACCCGGGGGTTTTCCACCATGCGTTCGAACAAGTGTTCTATAGTGTCGCCGTGGCGATCCTGCATGCCGACCTCGACGCTTTCTACGCGTCGGTGGAGCAGCGCGACGATCCCGCCCTGCGCGGGCGTCCGGTGCTGGTCGGCGGCGGTGTCGTGCTGGCCGCGAGCTACGAGGCCAAAGCTTTCGGCGTACGCACCCCGATGGGCCTCGCCCAGGCCCGCGCGCTCTGCCCCCGGGCCGTCGTGGTGCCGCCGCGCATGAAGGCGTACACGACCGCCAGCAAGGCCGTGTTCGAGATCTTCCGTGACACCACGCCGCTGGTCGAGGGCATCTCCATCGACGAGGCCTTCCTCGACGTGGGCGGCCTGCTCAAAGTCAGCGGCACCCCGCGCGAGATCGCCACGCGGCTCCGGGCCGAGGTGCGGGCCCAGGTCGGGCTGCCCATCACGGTCGGCATCGCGGGCACGAAATTCCTGGCCAAGGTGGCCAGCGCGGTCGGCAAACCGGACGGGCTGCTCGAGGTGCCGGCCGGCGGCGAACTGGTGTTCCTGCATCCGCTGCCCGTCGAGCGGCTGTGGGGCGTCGGCCCGGTCACCTCGGCCAAGCTGCGCGAACGCCGGGTCAACACGGTCGGCGACGTCGCCCGCATCGGCGAGGCGGCCCTCGTGTCGATGCTCGGCCCCGGCTACGGCCGCCACCTCTACGCGCTTTCCCACAATCAAGACCCCCGGCGCGTACGGGTGGGGCACCGCCGTGGCTCGATCGGAGCGCAATGCGCCCTGGGCCGCCGGCCGCGTCCGTTCGCCGAGATCGAGGCCACGCTGGACGCGTTGGTCGACCGCGTGACCCGGCGCATGCGTGGCGCCCAGCGGGCCGGGCGCACGGTCACATTGCGGCTGCGCTTCGACGACTTCGGGCGGGCCACCCGGTCCCGTTCGCTGCTCAAGGCAACCATGCAGACCCGCCTGATCCAGACGACCGCGCGCGACCTGCTGACCGAGGCGGCCGAGCTGATCGGCCTGCGTGGGCTGACACTGGTGGGGGTGGCGGTGAGCAACCTCGACGGGGACGGGCACGTGCAGCCGTCGCTGTTCGACGACGCCGAGGAGGACCGCTTGGATACGGCTATGGACGCCGTACGGGATCGCTTCGGCTCGTCGTCTTTGACCCGTGCGGCGACGATCGGCCGTGAACTGGGCCCGTCGGTGCCCATCCTCCCCGACTAGTCATGTGCTGGGGCGTTGCCCCTCCGGTGCGGGTGCTCCGCGGTGGCGCCGAGCGCGCGCCCCTCTGGTGCGGGTGCTCCGCGGTAGTGCCGAGCGCGTGCGGCACACTGGTGCGGGTGCGGAAGATCTATCTGATCGGGATCGGCGCGGGCGACCCGGACCACCTCACCCTGCAGGCGGCCAAGGCCATCGGGCGTACGGACGTCTTCTTCCTGCTCGACAAGGGCGAGCTCAAGGCCAGCCTGGTCGACCTGCGGGAACGAATCGTGCGGGCCTACTCGAAGCCGAGCCGCCGCATGATCACCGGCCGGGACCCTGACCGCGACCGCACACCCGCCGACTACGAGGGCACCGTCGACGACTGGCGCCGCCGGCGTTCCCTTGTCGTCGAGGAGATGCTGGTCGAGCACCTCAAGGAGGACGAGACCGGCTCGTTCCTGGTCTGGGGCGACCCCACCCTGTACGACTCGTCGCTCGCCATCCTCGAGGAGGTGCTGGCCCGCGGCAAGATCGACTTCGAGTACGAGGTGATCCCCGGCATCAGCAGCGTCTCGGCGCTCGCGGCCAAACACCGGGTGCCGCTGAACCGGGTCGGCCGGCCGTATCAGGTGACGACCGGCCGCCGGCTCGCCGAGGGCTGGCCCGAGGGCGTCGACGACGTCGTCGTCATGCTCGACGCCCAGCAGGCCTTCACCGCGTACCCCGACGTGGACATCTTCTGGGGCGCCTACGTCGGCACCGAGGACGAGATCCTGCGCTCCGGCCCGGTGTCCGAAGTGGCCGACGACATCGTCAAGACCCGCACGGACGCCCGGACCGAACACGGCTGGATCATGGACACGTACCTGCTGCGCAGGCGTGAGGATCAGTAGTTGACGGTGACCCCGGCAGCCTTGCACGCGGCCGTGAGGTCGGTGCCGCTCTTCTCGAAGCCGGGGGCGGCGAGCGCGGCCTCCGGGTTGGCGCCGGCCTTGGCCGCGTTCGCGCCGGCCTCGGTGGCCAGGGTCGAGAACGTCTTGACGGCCTTGCCCACCTCGGACTCGCTCGACCCGGCGGCGGCGGTCAGCTGGTCGGCCAGGCTGACCAGGATCTTCTGGTAGCCCGCCCCGTCCAGCTCGCCCTGGGTCTTCTGCATCTGGCTGATCAGCTCGGCCTTCATGGCCTTGTCGGCCTTGTTGGCGGCGTTGCAGATCGTCTTGTCGTCCGGAGCGTCACCGGCCGGGGCGGCGGCCTCGGTCGTGGCCGCGGGTGCGGCGCTGGTGGCCGTAGTGGCCGGGGTGCCCGAGGCCTCGGTGGCGTCGTCGCCGGCGCAAGCGGCCAGAGACATCAGCGAGGCGCCGAGGACGGCGGCGAAAGTGGTGCGAACGCGAAGCATGGAATCGAACCCCCGTACGGAAAAATGCTGTCGGCGCGGGACTGTAGCGGGGGGATAGAGCGAGATCAAATCACCGCCTACACTCTCGAACCCGTGAGACATCTAGCCCTGGCCGGCCTCAGCGCCGCCGCGTTCGCCCTGGCGGCTTGCGACTCGTCGTCGCCGGCCTCCACCCCGGACGCTTCCACCCCCGCTCCTTCCGCTCCCGCCGCTGCCCCGGGCGCTGCGACCGAGGCGGCCCGGGTCGGCGGCGCGGGCAGCGGATGCGAACTGCCCGTGACGTTCGGCGTGGCCGAGTCGTGGAAGCCCAAGGCGGTGGCCGTCAAAGCCGGCGACCCGCTGGCCGGACTGGCCCGGCGCGGCCCGCTCACCATGGTCTGCGAGATCGACGCCAAGCCGGCCGGCAACATCGGCTTCCTCCGCGTCTACACCGGACGGACGGGTGACCTCAAGGAAAACCTGACCGCCTACGCAGGCGACACCGCGCAGCAGAAGCAGTTCGCCGACGTGAAGATCGGCGGCCGGGACGGGCTCGAAGTGGTCTACAAGGCCAAGAACCCGCTCGAGGACGTGCTGGACCCCGAGCGGGCCTTCGCCGTGCCGACCAGCGCGGGCCTGGTCGTGGTGGCTCTCGACAGCCTCGACAGCGAGGAGTACGAGACCATGCTGCCGGCCTACGAACTGGCCAGGACCAGCCTCAAAGCGGGCTGATCGGCTCGCTGCTCGTGCCGGCCGGCGTGGTGCCTCCGGCGGTCGGCTCGGTGCCACTGCTGGGGCGCGGCTCGGTGCCTCTGCTGGGGCGCGGCTCGTTGCCCCTGCTGGGGCGCGGCTCGTTGCCCCTGCTGGGGCGCGGCGCGGTGGCCACGGCGTACAGGGCCACCGCGGGCAGCACGAACAGGCCCGCCACCGAAATGCCGGCCCCGATCGCGCGGCGCTGCGCCACGAACCCCGCCGGCGGTCCGCCCGCCACCTGCCCGAGCGCGTCAGCCTGGGACACGAACGAGAAAACCGTGGCCCGCGACTCCGGGGCGGTGGCCGAGACCAGCCAGACGTTGAGGATCGGGCCGGCCGTGTCCCGCAGCAGGCGCACGCCCAGATAAAGCCCGACCGCGGACCACCAGTGCCCGGCGAACCCGAGTCCGATCATGCCGGCGGCGGTGAGCGCCTGCACGACAGCCAGCACCCGCCCCACCCGCTGCGGCCGCACCACGTCGATCCACCGCCCGGCCAGCCCGGTGACCACGATCGAACCGGCCGCGGCCACGATCGCCAGGCCGCCGAAGACCAGCTCCACGGGCCGGCCACCGACGTACGGGATCAAAAACGGTTGGCTCAAGCGGTCGAAGCCCTCGCTGCTCATGCCGGCGAACAGCGTGCCGCCGACGATCGCGGCCAGGATCACATTGCCCCGGATCGCCCGCACCGCGGCGGCGACCTGACCGCCCGCCGACGACCTCGTGAACGTCTCAGGCCGGCGCCACCCGTCCTCCGTCATCAGCACGACGAGCAGGACGCCCAGACCCAGCGTGACAACCGCGCCCACGACGATGGGCAGGGCCGGTTCGACTGCCGTGAACGCCACCGCGGCCACGATGCCGGCCAGCGCCCCCGCCTGCGACACCTGGCCGCCACGGACGAAGGCCCGAGTCACCCGTTCCGGTTCGATCTCGTCGGCGGCCCAGGCCTCCTCGGCGCCGTCGACACAGACCGCACCGATCGCCCACACGACATTGGCCACGAGAATCGCCGCGTACGTGGGGAACAGGCCCCAGACGAGCAGACCCGCCCCCATGAGCAGATAACCCACGATCACGGAAAGACGCCGGCTGTACCGGTCGGCGATCACACCGGTCGGCACCTGCGCGACGAAACAGACGGCCTCCATCAGCGTGCCGACCAGCACAAGCTGAAGCGGCGACAACCCGACGACGGTCGCCTGATAGATCAAGTTGAGGGTGAAGGCGGTGCGGGACGCGAACGACCCGACACCGGAAATGAGCAGATAAAGCCGATAGGCGGACATGCAGAAGCGCTCCGGGATCGCAACGACCCGGTGCCGTGCAGTGTGGCGCCGCTACTAAAGGGTCATCAGCCCGGCAAGCGACACAGGGCACCGGAAAAGCCGACGATGCCGTGCGCAGTTGTCATGCCGAGATGGTGGCCGGGCGGGGGTGTCGTAGTCAACCGATTTATCATCCGCTCGCTGAGACCCGGCTGATCGGCGGCCGGCGCTGGGTGAGGGCTTTACGGGTGAGGGTCGGCTGGCGCTGGGTGAGGGCTTTACGGGTGCGGTCGGCTGGTGCTGGGTGAGGGCTTTGCGGGTGCGGTCGGCTGGCGCTGGGTGAGGGCTTTACGCGTGCGGACGGCTGGCGCTGGGTGCGGGGTGGCCCGCTTTGCGGGTGAGGCCGGCTGGCGCTGTGTGCGGGGTGGCCCGCTTTGCGGGTGCGGCCGGCGGGCGCTGCGTGCGGAGTGGCCCGCTCTGCGTATACGGGCGGCTGGCGCTGGGCGCCGGGCGGTCCGCTCTATGGGTGAGGACGGCTGGAGCTGCTTGCGGGGCGACCCGCTCTGCGGGCGGGGGCTGCTGGCGCTGCGTGCGGGGCGGCTGTCGCTGCGCGTCTCCCCTACGGCTCCCACGGCATGACCCGCCCTCCCAGGGGGCCTCCGTCCCGACCCGATTTTACTCGGAATGCCTTGCTGGAACGTGCATTGTCCACAGGGGCGATTTGTCCCTCGGAGTTATCCACAGGTCCGTCAGCCGTGGGCAACTCGGCGGAAAATATGAGGCGCGGTGGTCAGGCCGGCCCACAAGGTGAGCGTCAGGACACCCAGGATCAGGGCGGCCCCGCTGGCGGCCATACCGATGGCGGGGGCGGCGACGAGCATGGGGAGGAGGCGGACGGAGATGGCACCACCAAGGGCGCGCACCGAGGCGCTGTAGGCGAGGTCGCGGGTCACGGATTCGGGCCTGGCCCCGGCGGCCACACGTGCGTCCATGTCGCCCTCGAAGGCGGTCTGGCTCAGCCCGGCGGCGAACTGGGCCACGACCACCATGAAGGCGTGGGCCGGGGCGAGGATCCAGCCTGCGAGCATGCCCAGGCCCCACAGCGACCAGCGCAGCACGGCGGGCAGCCGCAGCCGGCCGACCACGGCGACGGCGCGGGTGGCCAGCAGGGTGCCGATGCAGAAGGCGATCGCGGAGACGGCGACCCATCTCTCGCCGTGCAGTTCGGAGGTGACCGGGATCGCGAGGAGGGTGGGGCCGGCGGCGAGCAGCATGATGCCGGCGCCGGCCAGGAGCAGCCGGGGCTGGGGGAGACGCCAGGGCCCGGGCTCGGACGGCGGGACGGCCGCGTGCCGCCAGCGCGCCGGTGCAGACGCGGCTGCGAAAGCGGGAGGCGTAGCGACGGCAGTGGGCGGCCCCGCGAGAGAGGCAGCTGCGGGAAAGGCGGTGGGCGGCCCCGCGAGAGAGGCAGCTGCGGGAAAGGCGGTGGGCGGCCCCGCGAGAGAGGCAGCTGCGGGAAAGGCGGTGGGCGGCCCCGCGGGAGAGAAAGCTGCGGGTGAGGCGGCGGGCGGCCCCGCGAGAGAGGCAGTGACGGCGCGGGTGGCAAAGGCGGCGGCCGCCCCCGCGGGGGAGACGGCGGGGGTGATCCGGGCTCGGCGGGCGACCATCATCGTAGGCAGCAGGGAACCCAAATAAACAACGTAAACACCAACGAGCAGCCACCCCGTCGGATAGCCCAGCGTCCCCGTAGGCAGGAGGGCGGCCAGCGCAGTCCCCGCCGCTTCCACACCGGCGATGGCGACCGTGTAACGGGTCATCGAGCGCGGTGAGGCGTCCACGGCGGACACCTCGGCCCGCATGCCCGCGAAGCCGGCCCAGGCCGCGATGTGTTGCAGGGCCACCAGGGCCGCGACCAGCCAGGAGGGCCAGCCCGCGATCAGGCCGTACAGGGTGCCGAAGCGCAGCAGCACCTCGATCCCCGCGGCGCCGCGGAGCAGGGTGCGGCCGTCGAGGTGGCGGGACAGCCAGCCGGTGACGGGGGCGGACAGCACCACGCCGGCGAGCATGGCCGCGTTGAGCAGGGCGGCTTCGGCGAGTCCGCCGCGGGCCGTCGCGATGAGCACGATGAAGGTCCAGCCCAGGGCCATGCCGAACGAGTCGACGATGCCCGAGAGCAGCAGTTCGCGCAGGCGGCCGGCGCGACGCATGCCGCCGGGGCCGGCTCTGCGGCGGCCCCGGCGGAACACAACGGTGTCAGACACGCGCGCCGGTGGTGGCGAATGAGCCGACGAACAGGGGGACGGGCGGGGCGAAACCGTTGAAGTTCGACGCGTAGGACAGGGTGTAGCCGCCGGTGCTGCCCAGGTAGAGCACGTCGCCGGTGGTCAGGTCGGCGGGCAGCATGATGCCGTGGCCGATGGTGTCGGTGCTGTCGCAGGAGGGACCGGTGACCGTGTACGGGATGAGGGCGGCGGCCGACTCGGTCCGGATGGGGAAGTCCCACCCGCCGGGGGTCTGCAGTACCTCCATCAGCCCGTTGTAGGCGCCCACTTCGAGGTAGAGCCAGTTCTCGTCCTCGCGGCGTTCGTGACCGATGACCGTGGCGGCCAGCACGCCGGCCTCGGCCACGAGGTGCCGGCCGGGTTCGGCGACGATCAGGGGCGGCCGGTACGGCAGGGCGTCGAGCGCTTCGGTTGTGGCGGCGCCGATCTCGGCGATCGTGGGCACGTCGGTCGTGTAGCGGGCCGGGAAGCCGCCGCCCAGGTCGAGCATCTGCAGGTCGATGCCGTCGTGGCGGAGCCGGTCCATCAGTTTGCCCGCGGCGTCGACGGCTTCGGCCCACGCGTCGGGCCGGGTGCACTGCGATCCGACGTGGAAGGTGAGCCCGTACGGGCGCAGGCCCAGCCGCTCGGCCAGCAGCATCAGGTCGTACGCGTCTTCGACGTCGGTGCCGAACTTGCGTGACAGCGGGAAGATGCTGGCCTCGTCGTCGACGCGCAGGCGCACGTAGACGGCCGCACCGGGCGCGTGCTCCGCGATCTTGACGAGTTCGTTGGGGGAGTCGAAGCTGAAGCGCCACAGCCCGGCGGCGTGCGCGGCCGCGATGTGCTGGGGCGGCTTGACCGGGTTGCTGTACAGGACGTCGGCCGGGTCGACGCCGATCGCTTCGAGCATGCGCAGTTCGGCGATCGACGCGATCTCGAAGCCGGCGCCTTCGGTGTGCAGCGTGCGCAGGATCTCGGGGGCCGGGTTGCACTTCATCGCGTAGTGGACCTGTACGCCGGGCAGCGCCGCGCGGAACGCCGCGTGCCGGTCGGCCACCGTACCCAGGTCGGTCACCAGGTAGGGCGTCGGCATGTCGATCGCCCTGAGCACGGCCGGGTCGAGGACGGAGGGCCAGGAGGGGTCGAGCGCGGAGGGGGCGAGCGCGGAGGCCCGGGAGGGGGCGAGGGCGGAGGGCCGGGAGGTGTCAAGCACGGGCGGAAGCGCCTTCCAGGAACAGTCGCCCGGCCTCGGTGGCCGGTACGGGGCGGGAGAAGTAGTAGCCCTGGGCGAAGTGGCAGCCCATCTCACGAAGCGCGGCCAGCTGCCCGAACTCCTCGATGCCTTCGGCCACGGTGTCCATGCCGAGGCTTTTGCCGAGCTGCACGATCGTGTCGGCCAGCGCCGTGTCGTCGGTCAGGGCGCCCAGACGTTCCACGAAGGAGCGGTCGATCTTCAGCGTGTCGACGGGGAAGCGCCGCAGGTAGGCCAGCGACGAGTAGCCCGTGCCGAAGTCGTCGATGGCCAGCGTGACGCCGAGCGCCTTGAGGCGTACGAGTTGTTCGAGGTTGTCGTCGGTGTCGGTCATCAGCACGCTCTCGGTCATCTCGAGGCAGAGCTGGTCGGCCGGCATGCCGGTCTCGGCCAGGATCCCGGCGACGACCTCGACCAGGTCGGCCCGGTCGAACTGGCGGACCGAGACGTTGACGGCCATCTTGACCGGGCGCCCGCCGCCGGCCTTGCTCCACGACACGGCCTGGCGGCACGCCTCGCGCAGTACCCACCGGCCCAGCGGCACGATGAGCCCGGTGGCCTCGGCGATCGGGATGAACTCGGCCGGCGGGATCAGCCCGCGGGTGGGGTGCTCCCAGCGGGCCAGCGCCTCGAACCCGATCACTTCGCTGCTGGCCAGGTCGATGGTGGGCTGGTAGTGCAGGTGCAGCTGTTTGCGTTCCAGGGCCAGGCGCAGGTCGGCTTCGAGTTCGAGCCGCTCGACCAGGCCGGAAAGCATCTCCGGGTCGTAGGCGGCGTAGCCGCTGCCACCGGCCGATTTGGCCTTGTACATGGCCAGGTCGGCGTTGCGCATGAGCTGTTCGGCGCCGTCGGTCTCGCCCGCTTCGAGCAGCCCGGCCGCGGCCAGGCCGATGCTGGCCTGCACGTGGATGTCGCGGCTCTCGCTGGCGAACGGCTCTTCGAGCACGTCGATGATGCGCTGCGCGACCTGCTCGGCGTCGGTGCCGTCGGCCGGGGCCTGGATCAGCACGGCGAACTCGTCGCCGCCGAAACGGGCCACCAGGTCGTCCTCGCGGACGGAGGCCCGCAACCGGTCGGCCACCTGCACGAGCAGCTGGTCGCCGGCCAGGTGGCCCAGGCTGTCGTTGACCTCCTTGAACCCGTCGAGGTCGAGGAAGAGCACTGTCACCTCGCCGTCGTCGGGCTGGGTGCGCAGCGCCTCGCCGACCCGCTCGCGGAACAGCGCGCGGTTGGCCAGCTGGGTCAGCGCGTCGTGGTACGCCTCGTGGACGAGCTGGTCCTGCAGCTCCTTGCGCTCGCTGATGTCGCGGGTGTTGAGCACCAGGCCGGCCACGCTGGGGTCGCTGAGCAGGTTGGTGATGGTCATCTCGGCCTGGCGCAGCCGCTTGTCGCGGTGCCGCACGGTGATTTCGAGGACCGTGGTGGCGTACGGGCGGCCGGCCACCTGCCGCAGCGCCTGCGCGAGACGCAGGCCCGACTCGGGGTCGAGCAGCTTGGTCAGGCGGCGGCCGGTCAGCATGTGCGCCGGGTAGCCGAAGACCCGCTGCACCGACTCGCTCTGGTAGAGCACGTCGGCTTCGGGGCTGACCACCGTGACGACGTCCGAGCTGTGCTGCACCAGGGCATGGAACCGCTGCTCACTGGCGAACAGCTCGGCCGTACGGGCGGCCACGCGGGCCTC from the Paractinoplanes abujensis genome contains:
- the dinB gene encoding DNA polymerase IV yields the protein MAILHADLDAFYASVEQRDDPALRGRPVLVGGGVVLAASYEAKAFGVRTPMGLAQARALCPRAVVVPPRMKAYTTASKAVFEIFRDTTPLVEGISIDEAFLDVGGLLKVSGTPREIATRLRAEVRAQVGLPITVGIAGTKFLAKVASAVGKPDGLLEVPAGGELVFLHPLPVERLWGVGPVTSAKLRERRVNTVGDVARIGEAALVSMLGPGYGRHLYALSHNQDPRRVRVGHRRGSIGAQCALGRRPRPFAEIEATLDALVDRVTRRMRGAQRAGRTVTLRLRFDDFGRATRSRSLLKATMQTRLIQTTARDLLTEAAELIGLRGLTLVGVAVSNLDGDGHVQPSLFDDAEEDRLDTAMDAVRDRFGSSSLTRAATIGRELGPSVPILPD
- a CDS encoding ABC transporter ATP-binding protein is translated as MIELRELTKRYGRRVAVDGLSVRVQPGVVTGFLGPNGSGKSTTMRMILGLDAPDSGAALIDGVPYRQLDRPLTRVGALLDAGAFHPGRSARAHLTALAASNDLRSTRVEHVLRIVGLTEAAGRRTGTYSLGMRQRLGVAVALLGDPAVLMLDEPVNGLDPEGIRWIRDLLRGLAAEGRTVFVSSHLIAEMALTADRLVVIGRGRLLAETTVAELAAGGDSLEDAFFRLTSETTDYRGAEAA
- the cobF gene encoding precorrin-6A synthase (deacetylating); this encodes MRKIYLIGIGAGDPDHLTLQAAKAIGRTDVFFLLDKGELKASLVDLRERIVRAYSKPSRRMITGRDPDRDRTPADYEGTVDDWRRRRSLVVEEMLVEHLKEDETGSFLVWGDPTLYDSSLAILEEVLARGKIDFEYEVIPGISSVSALAAKHRVPLNRVGRPYQVTTGRRLAEGWPEGVDDVVVMLDAQQAFTAYPDVDIFWGAYVGTEDEILRSGPVSEVADDIVKTRTDARTEHGWIMDTYLLRRREDQ
- a CDS encoding MFS transporter; translated protein: MSAYRLYLLISGVGSFASRTAFTLNLIYQATVVGLSPLQLVLVGTLMEAVCFVAQVPTGVIADRYSRRLSVIVGYLLMGAGLLVWGLFPTYAAILVANVVWAIGAVCVDGAEEAWAADEIEPERVTRAFVRGGQVSQAGALAGIVAAVAFTAVEPALPIVVGAVVTLGLGVLLVVLMTEDGWRRPETFTRSSAGGQVAAAVRAIRGNVILAAIVGGTLFAGMSSEGFDRLSQPFLIPYVGGRPVELVFGGLAIVAAAGSIVVTGLAGRWIDVVRPQRVGRVLAVVQALTAAGMIGLGFAGHWWSAVGLYLGVRLLRDTAGPILNVWLVSATAPESRATVFSFVSQADALGQVAGGPPAGFVAQRRAIGAGISVAGLFVLPAVALYAVATAPRPSRGNEPRPSRGNEPRPSRGTEPRPSSGTEPTAGGTTPAGTSSEPISPL
- a CDS encoding type III PLP-dependent enzyme — translated: MLDTSRPSALAPSRASALAPSALDPSWPSVLDPAVLRAIDMPTPYLVTDLGTVADRHAAFRAALPGVQVHYAMKCNPAPEILRTLHTEGAGFEIASIAELRMLEAIGVDPADVLYSNPVKPPQHIAAAHAAGLWRFSFDSPNELVKIAEHAPGAAVYVRLRVDDEASIFPLSRKFGTDVEDAYDLMLLAERLGLRPYGLTFHVGSQCTRPDAWAEAVDAAGKLMDRLRHDGIDLQMLDLGGGFPARYTTDVPTIAEIGAATTEALDALPYRPPLIVAEPGRHLVAEAGVLAATVIGHERREDENWLYLEVGAYNGLMEVLQTPGGWDFPIRTESAAALIPYTVTGPSCDSTDTIGHGIMLPADLTTGDVLYLGSTGGYTLSYASNFNGFAPPVPLFVGSFATTGARV
- a CDS encoding ABC transporter permease subunit translates to MNSAIRMEWIKLRSVRSTWWLAAVSIVAMAAAGTGVGLGYRSHTPIATEAQIFNNSLSGALLAQLLLGALGVLMVTGEYGSGMIRSTLAAVPRRRTVLIAKAVVCGGAALTAGLVASFAGYLGGQLAIRGTAIPAASLGDGVILRAVLLTGAYLAATALIGLGVGTIVRHSGAAVGILFALMFVPIIVVGMFGESGIAVGRFMPLLMLLNAIAVITPTPGLFPATGSVLLMCGYAAAAVALGGVLLRRRDA
- a CDS encoding lipoprotein, giving the protein MRHLALAGLSAAAFALAACDSSSPASTPDASTPAPSAPAAAPGAATEAARVGGAGSGCELPVTFGVAESWKPKAVAVKAGDPLAGLARRGPLTMVCEIDAKPAGNIGFLRVYTGRTGDLKENLTAYAGDTAQQKQFADVKIGGRDGLEVVYKAKNPLEDVLDPERAFAVPTSAGLVVVALDSLDSEEYETMLPAYELARTSLKAG
- a CDS encoding putative bifunctional diguanylate cyclase/phosphodiesterase codes for the protein MATSTRAADWYRLCGVVGAVVAAFAIILGTGSSLAAPVSNFGLCLGALVAAVACLRRSRRFTGRMRWGWSLIGLGVLSWGLGQAVACWYGITGQDVPLPSHADLGYLGMVVLTPVGLLVLPSRTQALAGRIRSVLDGLMIAASLVLMAWIFVVVPLLEDGRAGLALYVSLAYPLGDVVIVTMVLYMLAQQRRTGRTFNQLAVVGVGIVAFAVSDIGYAYLNLLDAYSSGGVTDIGWFTGFSLILLAALMPVKRTEDAPDEDSQQPVGILLPYVAVLAALITSVVWYATTGHTNLFIAYTRSALILLIVGRQLLTLRENRNLTRTLEARVAARTAELFASEQRFHALVQHSSDVVTVVSPEADVLYQSESVQRVFGYPAHMLTGRRLTKLLDPESGLRLAQALRQVAGRPYATTVLEITVRHRDKRLRQAEMTITNLLSDPSVAGLVLNTRDISERKELQDQLVHEAYHDALTQLANRALFRERVGEALRTQPDDGEVTVLFLDLDGFKEVNDSLGHLAGDQLLVQVADRLRASVREDDLVARFGGDEFAVLIQAPADGTDAEQVAQRIIDVLEEPFASESRDIHVQASIGLAAAGLLEAGETDGAEQLMRNADLAMYKAKSAGGSGYAAYDPEMLSGLVERLELEADLRLALERKQLHLHYQPTIDLASSEVIGFEALARWEHPTRGLIPPAEFIPIAEATGLIVPLGRWVLREACRQAVSWSKAGGGRPVKMAVNVSVRQFDRADLVEVVAGILAETGMPADQLCLEMTESVLMTDTDDNLEQLVRLKALGVTLAIDDFGTGYSSLAYLRRFPVDTLKIDRSFVERLGALTDDTALADTIVQLGKSLGMDTVAEGIEEFGQLAALREMGCHFAQGYYFSRPVPATEAGRLFLEGASARA